The following proteins are encoded in a genomic region of Glycine soja cultivar W05 chromosome 17, ASM419377v2, whole genome shotgun sequence:
- the LOC114393056 gene encoding vacuolar protein sorting-associated protein 55 homolog isoform X2 — protein sequence MAELPGYFRYCLNTGKLVLLGILVSGGVVLQILACALYNNWWPMLTAITYVLLPMPLLFLVGSGRSSLFSESDSSWVNATKFLTGASAVGSIAIPAILKHSGVIGWGAFAMELSSFFVFVFAILCYIRINDEDDYSSL from the exons ATGGCAGAGTTACCAGGATATTTTCGTTACTGCTTGAACACAGGGAAACTTGTCCTTTTGGGAATTTTGGTCTCTGGAGGAGTTGTTTTGCAAATTTTG GCATGTGCATTGTATAATAATTGGTGGCCAATGCTAACTG CAATAACATATGTGCTTCTTCCAATGCCTTTGCTCTTCTTGGTGGGATCTGGACGTTCTTCCTTATTTTCTGAATCAGATAGCAG CTGGGTGAATGCAACCAAGTTCTTAACCGGGGCCTCTGCTGTTGGAAGCATTGCCATTCCAGCCATATTAAAGCATTCTGGTGTTATAGGTTGGGGAGCCTTTGCAATGGAACTCTCTTCCTTCTTTGTGTTTGTATTTGCAATATTGTGTTACATTCGGATTAATGATGAAGATGATTATAGTAGTCTTTGA
- the LOC114393056 gene encoding vacuolar protein sorting-associated protein 55 homolog isoform X1, translated as MLSWQKKFAAYLELEMAELPGYFRYCLNTGKLVLLGILVSGGVVLQILACALYNNWWPMLTAITYVLLPMPLLFLVGSGRSSLFSESDSSWVNATKFLTGASAVGSIAIPAILKHSGVIGWGAFAMELSSFFVFVFAILCYIRINDEDDYSSL; from the exons ATGCTCTCATGGCAAAAAAAATTCGCTGCTTATTTAGAATTGGAGATGGCAGAGTTACCAGGATATTTTCGTTACTGCTTGAACACAGGGAAACTTGTCCTTTTGGGAATTTTGGTCTCTGGAGGAGTTGTTTTGCAAATTTTG GCATGTGCATTGTATAATAATTGGTGGCCAATGCTAACTG CAATAACATATGTGCTTCTTCCAATGCCTTTGCTCTTCTTGGTGGGATCTGGACGTTCTTCCTTATTTTCTGAATCAGATAGCAG CTGGGTGAATGCAACCAAGTTCTTAACCGGGGCCTCTGCTGTTGGAAGCATTGCCATTCCAGCCATATTAAAGCATTCTGGTGTTATAGGTTGGGGAGCCTTTGCAATGGAACTCTCTTCCTTCTTTGTGTTTGTATTTGCAATATTGTGTTACATTCGGATTAATGATGAAGATGATTATAGTAGTCTTTGA
- the LOC114392355 gene encoding protein ENHANCED PSEUDOMONAS SUSCEPTIBILTY 1-like: protein MEAVQVISTTTIKAPPSHNNHDSVQKIDLTPWDLQFLPIETIQEGLLFRNKHTKNQIEHLQHSLSSTLAFFPPLAGRLVILQHHDNTVSSHIVCNNAGALFVHAVADNTTVVDILQPKYVPPIVCSFFPLNGVKNHEGTSQPVLAVQVTELLDGVFIAFTINHVVADGKSFWHFVNSWAEISRGIPKISKIPFFERFFPVGIDRAIRFPFTKVEEKEEGEHSQNLEPKTLSERVFHFTKRKISELKSKANAEANTDKISSLQAVLTLLWRAVSRCKHMGPQEEVHFVLLIGARPRLIPPLANDYFGNAALVGRATMKAEELLQEGGFGMGASEINKVISSHSHEKVRSYYESWVRTPRLFAIGRLANSNSLATSGSPRFNVYGNDFGWGKPLTVRSGGANKSSGKITLFGGAEEGSMDIEVCLPYVILEAIGNDSELMDAISN from the coding sequence ATGGAAGCCGTCCAAGTCATATCCACCACTACAATCAAGGCACCACCGAGTCACAATAACCATGACTCAGTTCAGAAAATCGATTTAACTCCCTGGGATCTTCAGTTCCTCCCAATTGAAACCATTCAGGAAGGCCTTCTTTTTCGcaacaaacacacaaaaaacCAAATCGAGCACCTCCAACACTCCCTTTCATCCACTCTCGCCTTCTTTCCACCCCTCGCAGGTCGTCTTGTCATTCTCCAACACCACGACAACACTGTCTCGTCCCACATCGTATGCAACAACGCAGGAGCACTCTTTGTCCACGCCGTTGCAGACAACACCACTGTCGTTGATATTCTTCAACCCAAATACGTTCCTCCCATTGTTTGCTCCTTCTTTCCGCTCAACGGAGTTAAAAACCACGAAGGCACGTCACAGCCAGTGTTGGCAGTGCAAGTGACGGAGCTACTTGACGGCGTCTTCATCGCCTTCACAATCAACCACGTGGTTGCAGACGGCAAGTCATTTTGGCATTTCGTGAATTCCTGGGCTGAAATCTCACGCGGTATCCCTAAAATATCAAAAATCCCTTTTTTCGAACGTTTCTTTCCCGTTGGCATTGACCGCGCCATACGGTTTCCGTTCACAAAggtggaagaaaaagaagaaggagaacaCTCACAAAACCTTGAACCAAAAACTCTCTCTGAGAGGGTCTTCCATTTCACCAAGCGAAAAATCTCGGAACTGAAATCAAAAGCCAACGCAGAGGCCAACACGGACAAAATATCTTCTCTGCAGGCGGTTTTAACTCTCCTTTGGCGCGCTGTGAGTCGTTGCAAACATATGGGGCCACAAGAAGAGGTTCATTTTGTTCTTCTGATTGGAGCTAGACCAAGGCTTATTCCACCACTCGCAAATGATTATTTCGGAAACGCAGCACTGGTTGGTCGTGCTACCATGAAAGCAGAAGAACTATTACAGGAGGGTGGATTCGGAATGGGTGCTTCGGAGATAAACAAGGTGATTTCTTCGCACTCTCATGAGAAGGTGAGGAGCTACTACGAGTCTTGGGTGAGAACCCCAAGGCTTTTTGCGATAGGTCGCCTCGCTAATAGTAACTCATTGGCCACTAGCGGTTCTCCAAGGTTCAACGTTTACGGCAATGATTTTGGGTGGGGAAAGCCCCTGACCGTAAGAAGTGGCGGCGCAAATAAAAGTAGCGGAAAAATTACTCTGTTTGGTGGCGCTGAAGAAGGTTCTATGGACATTGAAGTGTGCCTTCCTTATGTGATTCTCGAGGCAATTGGAAATGACTCTGAGCTCATGGATGCCATTTCCAACTag